DNA from Kitasatospora acidiphila:
CATATCCAGCTGAGCGGCTTGCTCCACCTGATTGGCTTCAGCCGAACCGCCCGTTCACGTAGTCGGCGGTCCGCGGGTCGACCGGGTCACTGAAGAGCCGCTCGGTCGGCCCGGCCTCGACGATCCGGCCCGGCGTGTCATGGCTCGCCAGGAAGAACGCACAGGACTGCGAAACCCGCTGCGCCTGCTGCATGTTGTGGGTGACGATGACGATGGTCAGCTGCCCGCGCAGCTCGGCGATGGTCTTCTCGACCCGTCGGGTGGAGGTCGGGTCCAGCGCCGAACAGGGCTCGTCCATCAGCAGGATGTCCGGCCCCACCGCCAACGACCGTGCGATGCACAGGCGTTGCTGCTGACCGCCGGAGAGCGCGCCGCCCGGGGTGGAGAGCCGGCCGCTCACCTCGTTCCACAGCCCGGCCTGCCGCAGGCTGTCCTCGATCAGCTGGTCCCGGTGCTCCCGGCCCACCTTGATCCCGGCCAGCTTGAGCCCGCTGGCCACGTTGTCGGCGATCGACATGGCGGGGAACGGGTTGGGCCGCTGGAAGACCATGCCGATCCGCCGCCGCACCTCGGCCGGGCGGCGGCCGTGCCGGTAGATGTCCTCGTCGTCGAGCAGGACCTCGCCGGCCAGCGCCGCACCACGCACCATCTCGTGCATCCGGTTGAGGATCCGCAGGAAGGTGGACTTGCCGCAGCCGGACGGCCCGATCAGCGCGGTGACCTCGCCGGCCGGCATGGCGAGCGAGACCCGCTCCAGCACCTTGTGCGAGCCGAACCAGGCGGAGACGGACCGGCTCTCCAGGCCGGACAGCCGGCCCGGATCGGCCGTGGCGCTGGGTTGGGGAACGGTGGTGGTCATCGGGCGAGTCCTTCCTGACGCATCGTCAGTTGCTCAGTAGAGGTTGGGCAGCAGCGCCGCCGCGTTCTCGTAGACGGACCAGAGCAGCGCGGCCAGCACCGGGGCGAAGGTCAGGTAGGCGGCCCGCCGCACCCAGTACCGCACCGCCAGGGTGGCCAGCGCGACCGCGCCGAGCAGCGCCACCGACCAGAGCTGCAGGGCGGCCAGCGCCCCGCTGTCCTGGGCCAGCGCATGGTCCGCCGGCAGCTGCGCCGGGCGGCCATGGGGGCCTCCCCCGCCGGAGGCTGGGGAAGGGTTGGCCTGCGGGTCGCCGTCCAGCCGGGCCCCGATCAGCACGGTGCCGTTCGGGATCCAGCCCGAGTTGCTGGTGGTGAGCACCAGGCGGGACGGCGCCGGGTCGCGCACCGGGTGGGCGCTGTCCCCGTAGACGTTCACGGTGAAGCTGAACTGCCCCTGTCCGGTAGTCACTTGGATCTTGTCGCCGACCCGCAGCTCGCCGAGCCGGCCGAACGGGCCGCCGAACGCGATGCCACGCCCGAAGATCACCGCGACGCCCGCCTGCCCGGGCAGTGCGGTGTCCCGGCGGTGGCCCGGGCCGCGCATCAGGTCCCGCCCGGTGGTGCCCTCGACGACCACCTCGTGGTGCACGCCGATCCTGGGGATGTCGATGATCGCCACCGGCGACCCGTCGGTCGCGGCGCCGGTGGGCCCCAGCTGGTTGGCCAGCCGGTCCTGGAACGTGCGGTACGCCTCGGCCTGGTAGTGCATCTCCTGGAGCGGCGAGAGCGCCACCAGGAAGACCGCGAAGCCGAGCAGCAGGGCGGCCAGCAGGGTGGCCGCCCAGCCCAGCCGGACGGTGATCCGGCGGGCGGTGGACGGCGGTTCGGCCGCTCGGGGCGGCGCCTGGATCGTCGGCAGCACCACGGTGTCGTCGGTCGCGGAAGTGGCGGTCAGCGTCACCGGGCACCCCCGGTGCCCGTCTGGGAACCGGCCCGGCGCCGGCGCAGCCAGCCGCCCAGGAACGGCGGCAGCGCGACCACGGCGAGCAGTTCCACGGCGGTGAGCGTGGTCAGCAGCCAATTGTCCGGGCGCCCACCGACGTTGACCACATTGGCCGCCACCTGGCCCCCGCCGGAGCCGCCGGAGTCGTTCTGCACCACCTCACCGGTCTGCGGGTCGATCGTGGTGCCGCAAGCGCCCGAACCACCGGTGCCGGAGCTGCCGTTGGCGCCACCCGCACCGCCGCTGCCCGAACCGCCGCCCGCACCACCGGACCCGGCACCGCCCTTGCCGCCGCTGCCCGAACCGCCGCCGCTGCCACCGCCGTTGGAGCCGCCGCCGGAACCGCCGCCGGAGCCGCTGCCGCCGCCCGAGCCACCGCTGCCGCCGCCGGCCGAGGGGTTGTTGGGGTCGCAGCTGAGCGGCGTACCCTGCTTGTCGCACGGGTTGGGCTGTGGCGCGTTCTTGAGGATGATCAGGTTGCCCTGGCTGTCGAAGGTCGGATTGGGGCAGTTGGCCAGGGTGTTGGGGTCGACGTTGCCGTTGTTGCCGGGGATGTGCTGCACCTGCAGCAGCCCGCCGCGCACCAGGCCGCGCGGGATCGGCGAGTAGCCGATCGAGTCGATCCCGCCCTTGCCGGTGGCCTGCCCGCCGCAGAGCACGTAGTCCAGGTACTGGCTGAGCGCGGCGCCCTTGTCGTTGGTGAACCGCGGCGGCGGCGGCATGTTCGGCACCCCGGACCGCGGCACGATCAGGTAGCTGTAGCTGGAGATCGGGTAGGAGCGCGGGTCGTTGTTGGTGTAGACCCCGTCCAGGTTCTGCTGCAGGTAGTTCGGGTCGTCGGGCGAGGTGCTGTCGTCGACCCCGCGGATCTTCGCCGCGGTGAGCGCCACGGCCACGTTGGAGGCGGTCGGCAGCGCGTAGTACCCGGCCGGGTTGAGCACTTTCACCACCGGCCAGCTGGAGGTGAGCGCGAAGGCGTACTCGTCATAGCCGATCGAGCCCTGGCCGGTGGGCGCCTCGATGTAGTGCGCGACCTGGTCGGAGCCGCTCTGCGCGATCATCCGGCCGGACGGCGGGTAGAACTCGGTGTAGTCGCCGCAGGTGATGTTGTTGACGCCGGTGCAGTAGGCGTCCCACTGGCTCTTGTGGGTGTGTTCCATCCAGCGGGTGAACTGGGCGGTGGCGCCCGAACCGTCGGAGCGGATCACCGGCGTGATCGGGATGTTCGGCAGCTGCCGGCCGTAGTCCTGGGTGATCTCGGGGTCGTTCCAGTTGGTGATGGCCCCGGTGAAGATGCCCACGATGGTGTCCGGGGACAGCCTCAGATCGGTGACCTGCTTCCCGGCCGCCGTCAGGTTGTACATGAAGGCGGTGCCACCGGCCGTGATCGGCACGTAGGAGTAGCCGTAGATCGGATTCTCCGCATCGGCCGCACCGGAGCCGGCGATCCCCCGCTCGCCCCGGTGTCCCGCTGGGTGCGGAACGGCACGTCCGAGGCGGTGAAGTCGTCCGAGCCGTTCTCCCAGTTGTTGCGGCCGGCCGCCGAACCGTTGGGCGCGAAGTTGAGGTTGATCCCCTGGTTGGCCACATCGGTGCGCCACTTCTCGATCGCCGGCCCGGCCCAGCTGGACCCGTCGGCGTTGAGCGTGGTGGTGGCGAGCGCAGGCGTGGCCTGACTGAGGGTCAGTACGAAGAACGAGAGCAGCAGGGCCACGACCCGGCCGACTCTGGGGCGGTGAGCGGCGGCCCAGGGCATGACGGTTCCTCCGGAAGGGGTGGGTCTGGTCATCGGCCGGCCGCCTGTCGGGCCAGCCGCCGCCGCTGCCGGCGGCTCAGCTCGCCCGGCCGGCGTCCGCCGATCAGCCGGGCGGTCACGAAGAGCACCAGCACCAGGAGCATCAGGGTCAGCCCGGCGGCGAACCCGCGGGAGACCATGGCCGGGTAGGGCTGGCGTACGCAGTTCCAGATGAAGAGCGGCAGGCTGACCTGGTGGCCGGTCAGCGGGTCGGCGTTCATGCCGGAGGTGAAGCCGGCGGTCAGCAGCACCGGCGAGGTCTCCCCGATGCCGCGCGCCATGCCGAGGATCACCGCGGTGGCGAGCCCCGGGCGGGCGGTGGGCAGCACCACGTTCCAGACGGTGCGCCACTGGCTGCCGCCGAGCGCGTAGGAGGCCTCCCGCAGCGTGCCGGGGACCAGCCGGATCACCACCTCGGCGGCCCGGGTGACGATCGGCATCATCATCACGGTCAGCGCCAGCGAGGCCCGGGGCTCGGCGGGCTGGGGCTCGTGAGCCTGGGACTCGGGGGCCTGGGCCCCGGCGCGGCGCTCGGCCTCGGCCCGCCGCTCAGCTTGAGACTCGGCCTGGCGCTCCAGCAGTGCCACGAACCGGCGGAACGCGTTCTGGCAGGTGGCGTACCGCTCATAGGCGCGACTGCTGCGCGCATCGGCCAGGCCGCGCGACCCCGGCACCACCCAGATCCAGCCGATCCCGTCCCGGACATGGGTGATCCGCGCGGTCAACTCGGCCGTCTCGTCGCGCAACTGCTCGACAGCACGGCTCACTTCGGCCATGGTCTCGAAGACCGGCGAGGAGACCGCCACGATCCGGCCGTTGGGCGCCTTCAACTGCCACTGGTAGCGCCCGTTCGCCGCCCGCTCGATCTGGAACCCGCCTCGAACCGCCTCCGACCCCGCCCGGCCCGCACGCAGCTGACCCACCAGGCCCACCCGCCCCACTCCCCGACCCCGTGCGGCCCGGCGCGCTCGACGCAGGACGCGCGGGTGTCGTGTAGAGATCTCGTGCTCGGCTCCCAAGCGGGCACCACCGTAGGTGGGCCGCCCCGAACACGGATAGTGGCGAAGGCCGTTCGGACCGTCTATTGGTCCGGAAGTTCTCCCTCGTTAATCTGTACGGCAGTTGACGAGC
Protein-coding regions in this window:
- a CDS encoding phosphate ABC transporter ATP-binding protein; amino-acid sequence: MTTTVPQPSATADPGRLSGLESRSVSAWFGSHKVLERVSLAMPAGEVTALIGPSGCGKSTFLRILNRMHEMVRGAALAGEVLLDDEDIYRHGRRPAEVRRRIGMVFQRPNPFPAMSIADNVASGLKLAGIKVGREHRDQLIEDSLRQAGLWNEVSGRLSTPGGALSGGQQQRLCIARSLAVGPDILLMDEPCSALDPTSTRRVEKTIAELRGQLTIVIVTHNMQQAQRVSQSCAFFLASHDTPGRIVEAGPTERLFSDPVDPRTADYVNGRFG
- a CDS encoding sortase, which codes for MTLTATSATDDTVVLPTIQAPPRAAEPPSTARRITVRLGWAATLLAALLLGFAVFLVALSPLQEMHYQAEAYRTFQDRLANQLGPTGAATDGSPVAIIDIPRIGVHHEVVVEGTTGRDLMRGPGHRRDTALPGQAGVAVIFGRGIAFGGPFGRLGELRVGDKIQVTTGQGQFSFTVNVYGDSAHPVRDPAPSRLVLTTSNSGWIPNGTVLIGARLDGDPQANPSPASGGGGPHGRPAQLPADHALAQDSGALAALQLWSVALLGAVALATLAVRYWVRRAAYLTFAPVLAALLWSVYENAAALLPNLY
- a CDS encoding substrate-binding domain-containing protein, which produces MPITAGGTAFMYNLTAAGKQVTDLRLSPDTIVGIFTGAITNWNDPEITQDYGRQLPNIPITPVIRSDGSGATAQFTRWMEHTHKSQWDAYCTGVNNITCGDYTEFYPPSGRMIAQSGSDQVAHYIEAPTGQGSIGYDEYAFALTSSWPVVKVLNPAGYYALPTASNVAVALTAAKIRGVDDSTSPDDPNYLQQNLDGVYTNNDPRSYPISSYSYLIVPRSGVPNMPPPPRFTNDKGAALSQYLDYVLCGGQATGKGGIDSIGYSPIPRGLVRGGLLQVQHIPGNNGNVDPNTLANCPNPTFDSQGNLIILKNAPQPNPCDKQGTPLSCDPNNPSAGGGSGGSGGGSGSGGGSGGGSNGGGSGGGSGSGGKGGAGSGGAGGGSGSGGAGGANGSSGTGGSGACGTTIDPQTGEVVQNDSGGSGGGQVAANVVNVGGRPDNWLLTTLTAVELLAVVALPPFLGGWLRRRRAGSQTGTGGAR
- a CDS encoding type 2 periplasmic-binding domain-containing protein, with amino-acid sequence MPWAAAHRPRVGRVVALLLSFFVLTLSQATPALATTTLNADGSSWAGPAIEKWRTDVANQGINLNFAPNGSAAGRNNWENGSDDFTASDVPFRTQRDTGASGGSPAPVRPMRRIRSTATPTCRSRPVAPPSCTT
- a CDS encoding ABC transporter permease subunit; this encodes MGLVGQLRAGRAGSEAVRGGFQIERAANGRYQWQLKAPNGRIVAVSSPVFETMAEVSRAVEQLRDETAELTARITHVRDGIGWIWVVPGSRGLADARSSRAYERYATCQNAFRRFVALLERQAESQAERRAEAERRAGAQAPESQAHEPQPAEPRASLALTVMMMPIVTRAAEVVIRLVPGTLREASYALGGSQWRTVWNVVLPTARPGLATAVILGMARGIGETSPVLLTAGFTSGMNADPLTGHQVSLPLFIWNCVRQPYPAMVSRGFAAGLTLMLLVLVLFVTARLIGGRRPGELSRRQRRRLARQAAGR